In the Hordeum vulgare subsp. vulgare chromosome 7H, MorexV3_pseudomolecules_assembly, whole genome shotgun sequence genome, one interval contains:
- the LOC123409878 gene encoding F-box protein At5g07610-like encodes MEEAGKGEVLERNTKSRLDSHPGSTASFFTDDLILDILSRLPARSVHRFKCVSVTWRDIIADSANRKKLPQTLAGFLYTTTVGWNRHHFATVSGSAAPFDTSLPCLQPNKYKDMAQVDACNGLLLYLCSSKSVVNPWAWAEDDFRFVVCNPATGRWVELPPQPQAPIYRYRYNCMAGLAFDPAVSSHFHVFCFEETTVKTYMTGVNIYSSRTGAWSRRDGGIAEKVALFFYNKGIFVDGMLYVIGNLKGTSNEYVLLGMDMEGKVQKTIPMPYGRRFGTIGSSQGCLLYAVASVDDNNKILDSEIELWCLKDFDSKELVLKHTANIDELMSMTGEKYRVVGIHPDCDTIFLVSYGGDTLVAYDIRHQKVGRILNLEKNNAQRFLPYVPLFSESLADADRQ; translated from the coding sequence ATGGAGGAGGCGGGTAAAGGGGAGGTCTTGGAGAGGAACACCAAGTCGAGGCTGGACAGCCATCCGGGTTCGACGGCGAGCTTCTTCACCGACGACCTCATCCTGGATATCCTCTCCCGCCTCCCGGCCAGGTCTGTCCACCGCTTCAAGTGTGTCTCCGTGACCTGGCGCGATATCATCGCCGACTCCGCCAACCGCAAGAAGCTGCCCCAGACCCTTGCCGGCTTCCTCTACACGACCACCGTCGGCTGGAATCGCCACCACTTCGCCACCGTCTCCGGCAGCGCAGCTCCATTCGACACTTCCCTCCCTTGCCTGCAGCCTAACAAGTACAAGGACATGGCCCAGGTGGACGCCTGCAATGGCCTGCTTCTCTACCTATGCTCCAGCAAGAGCGTGGTGAACCCTTGGGCTTGGGCGGAGGATGATTTCCGTTTTGTCGTGTGCAATCCGGCCACTGGGAGGTGGGTGGAGTTGCCCCCTCAACCGCAGGCGCCGATATACAGATATAGATATAACTGTATGGCAGGCCTGGCTTTTGATCCAGCAGTGTCATCCCATTTCCACGTTTTTTGTTTTGAGGAGACCACTGTGAAAACCTACATGACAGGAGTGAACATCTACTCGTCACGAACAGGAGCCTGGAGTCGCAGAGATGGTGGGATTGCTGAGAAAGTGGCGCTGTTCTTCTATAATAAGGGTATCTTTGTCGACGGTATGTTGTACGTCATTGGCAACCTGAAAGGCACCAGCAACGAATATGTGCTCCTGGGGATGGACATGGAGGGTAAAGTGCAGAAGACTATCCCTATGCCGTATGGTCGAAGATTTGGTACAATTGGATCGTCGCAGGGGTGCTTACTCTATGCTGTAGCTTCCGTCGATGATAACAACAAAATACTAGATTCTGAGATAGAACTCTGGTGCCTCAAGGATTTTGACAGTAAAGAATTGGTTCTGAAGCATACTGCCAACATCGATGAGCTTATGAGCATGACTGGGGAGAAGTACAGGGTGGTTGGGATTCATCCAGATTGCGACACCATTTTCCTGGTTTCATATGGAGGTGATACCTTGGTAGCATATGATATACGACATCAGAAAGTTGGCCGTATACTTAATCTTGAGAAAAACAATGCACAACGATTCCTACCATATGTTCCTCTTTTCTCCGAGTCATTAGCAGATGCAGATAGGCAGTAG